The Musa acuminata AAA Group cultivar baxijiao chromosome BXJ3-6, Cavendish_Baxijiao_AAA, whole genome shotgun sequence region TTTATTAACTGATGGGTCGCCCATCTGAGGAAAACCTTGATATGGATCTAATGGACCTCGATCAATCTTATTCCCAAGCCCATGTCTCGCTGACATGATAGATGTTACACCTGAAAGCCAAGTAGCAGAAGGTGTATATATTACCACAGTAAAAAAGAAATAGGAAAGGAAATCCTCAGAATAGATGGATTTATGATGAGAACTCTTTGATAATAGCTAGGGTGTCAAGAGACAGACCCTGGCTAGGCCTAGGTTAGACCACTGCCAGCCTACAACTTTTTCTTAAGACCCATGCCCAACTCAGAGAACCAAAAATACAAATAAATGTGACTAGTTGTTGAATCTTTTATAAGCAAAATAAGTTTGCACTCCATTATGTACTTGTTGCATTTATGAACTTATAATAGTAATATAAATACCGCATAACATAGGGGTCATATGTAGACACCTGCATATTATGAGATTCACCAACAAAAGCATTATATGTACCACTGCTACCAGTCAGACACATAAAAGGTCTAAATTTCAGCCTGGTACTATATGGTGTGCTTAAAGGAAGGGAGAGGTGTTGGGCTAGCAAGTAAGCCCAGCCCACTGACTCTACTAATAAGAAAATGATGAAAGAGAAGTGCCTGATCATGTTATATTGAAATTAAACACCAAATAAAGGTATAAACAAACAAATGTGACCAGCATATGAAATATATAGTAGGTGAAAACAATCATGCTTCTACAGTAGGTGAAAACAATGAAATCTATTTATATACCTGATGCCCGAACACCAAGTTGACCACTTCGTGATTCCACATGATAAATAGCACTGGATCCATCTGAATGTTTAGTGTCGATGTTCTGTAGCGGCACTGACAAGATCACATCGCGCAAAGCTGGTTCACTGAAGCAGCTTCGACCTGTTTCTTCAAATCTCCGACATCTGGATAGTGTTCGCTTACCAAAGGCCAACGCGAGTTGTTTTGAAACCTTAGTGGCACCACTCTTATGACTTGAACTACCCCGTCCACCCTATAGAAAAAGACAAGTTCTTATAGACATTTTAAGTAACTGCAGTAAAATAAAGGAATGCCCAAATaaggataatatttcataatctgCTCGGCTAGTAAAACAGAAATATAATCATGCATATCTTTAGAAATAGGAAATTAATACCACATTTGTACATTGACTTAATTGTATAAAGATGCTCCACACCTAGATTGAGGGTTAAGAACCTACACAATTTAATTCTTCTGCCTCATCTCACTCAAGTGTAACTAATCCTTGAGAACTGTCATTGAatccaatatttttttcttattaataCAATTATTGGACAAAGACGAATCAAGTGACAAGGTTCAAATTATTGTGTAATAAGGTTCAAATTATTGTAATAATGATGTGGATGACTACTAAAATTTAATTGTAATTTGAAAGTGATACTCTACCCCCAAGCCACAGATCATTTTCAAGCTAAAAGTTAATTATTTTCCAGGACATAGAACAAGTAAAATGGTACACAAAGGCACAGACTAACTCTAATGCTAGATCACAAGCATCGGCAGAGAACAAAAATCTAACTACAAACAAAATATGATCATGGATACAAGAGGTGATTATCCAAGAAGCAAACAAAAAGGGTTTGAATTTAAGCTCCAAAGGTTGCTTCTTTTGCAAATTGGGTGGTCAGAGTTCAGGTTACAGAAACAATCAACGTTCAAGTCACGGAAACAATCAGGTTCGAGTCCTAGAAATAACCTCTCTATTTATAGGACTAAGGTTGCATACATTGATCCTTGTCAAAACCTTACATTGGTGAGAGCCTCAAGTACTTGATAAACCATTTAAAGATAAGAGAACATAACAATATGACTTGACATGGACAACTTAAGATTCATGAACACAAAAATTAGCACAAAAAGACAAGAAAAATAAGCAGAAGAGCTTAATATAATCATGCTAAGTACAGAAACTTAAAAGAAACAATAAATTACTCCCCAAGATTAAACAAGCAATAGAAGGTATCCATGATCATATCGTATTTAATAAAAGATTGAGAGAAATTTCCTTGAAATAGCAAAGGAAAATGCAAATGGAAACATGGTGATGAATCAATTGCTAAGCCTTAACCAGGCTCTATTGACTTAGGTTCATATCAGGATCAGATGGCAAAGATGGAAAGAGCAACTTGCATCAAGATATGCAAGCAGAGAAATCCTCAGCAAAAACACACTATCAGACTGCTAGTGAAACGGGTTCTAAAATTACCATCAATTTTTTGTATGCCATCTCAATAAGTTTGTTTACCGCAAACTGCTCTAGTTTCCTGTCACTTGAATAATTGAAAAAAGCTTTAGCCATAATAGACAATGAAATACTTGTAACCAATGAAATCAATACAGAATATCAAAACCCATACCTCTCTTCAGTTTCTTTTGCATCCTGAATTGCTTTCTCTAATTTTACTAACTGATTTTTCTTTTGCCTCACCTATTAAAACAGCTTAATGTTAGCACAACTGCCAATAAAACAGAACATAAGATCACAAAGAGGTCTGGACGTTCCCCCAGAACACTTAGAAAAACCGGAAGCTCATCCATCGTTAGATTCTAATGATGCTATTGACCTTCAATGGCAATCTCTTACCATAAGAGTTTTTCCTACAATAGATGGCGTTACATATTGATTCATGCAATGACTATGTCAAAATAGAACTTTCCTCGGAGAACTGCTAATCTATTCATGCCGCAGAAGTGGCAAATTATACGAGCTTATATAATATTGCAGCACTAAAAGCTTAACAAGAGCTGTGTTATGTATCTACATTAACACTTATGAGACGTGTATCAACAGGAAACATTACAAACATATAACCTGCTGGTACAGCCTCATCTTGAGTTCTGAAATGACTTTGTCAATTTCTCCATCTTCACCCTCGGCAAGATCAGGCTGTACAAAAATTTGCAGATTAAGGTAAGATGCAATTTAACTGTTACAGTTTCAAAGAACAATCATACAAAAAATGTAAACGCCCAAAGGCTGAGCAAGGATATATATCAATTGTATTCCTTCACCTTTTTCCTGAAAAGGATATAAGGGAAAATTCTAAACtgtaaaaaaatagaaacttaggcCATTGTTATTGACAATAATTATGTTAATTAATATACAGCTTAGAAAAGATAGCAGAAAATTTGTAAATGAAGCAAGACCCATCTTCAGAATCTCTGTGAAATTTGGTCAGGTACACACTTGGTATGCTATTTGAAAACTCCTGTGAAACTTGTCGGTCATTGCCTTCTTATCAAAGAATATATTGCCTAGCTTGCTACCTATGGAACCAACTCTGCAGCCTACTCGAGTTGGATAGGGACCTCCACAGCTGGGTGGGTCAAGGTCAATTTCAATGGTTTCATCACCCTGATGGTGATATGGGGGTCTCAATATACTATCATCACTAACGTTTTATGTTGTTTTTGCAGGAAGAAAGTGTCTTTGGCTAATTCTTCTTTATATGTTGAGGCTGAGGCGACGCTTGAAGATGCCAAAGAAATCCCAAGATCAGGGCTTAAAACAGTGATCCAGGAAATGAATTCTCTCTTTCAGCTAAAGTTTTGGAGGAAAAAATAAGCTATTCCTTGGAGAATATTTACATTTGTGCATAATATTAAGAACCTGCTAATCTATTTTGAGAAAGATGTTAttaagtatgtgtataagcaggcCAATGGCCCAGCTGATCTTTTGGCTATCTTAGCTCGAGTGCAGCAAGAGATCATGTTTTTGAGGGACCTTCTGGGTTGGCTAATAAATTGCTCAATGTGTCATGCTAATGTTGTGGGACAGTTCAGTGGAAAGCTAATGTAAGTTGTCTTGGTAACTCTTttttcacaaatatatatatatatatatatatatatatatatatatatatgagcggAGAATACTTGCTCCCATTAGACAATGGTGGCTCTTAATGATTATTCTTTGCATAAGACGGACGCTATCAATACCTGGAGTACCTCCAAAATATTTAAGCACTTGAATTAGATATAttcttaaatttaaatataaCTTCAGTCAGGGATTTGAGTATAGTAAAACCATACACTAACCCTCTGAATAAGGCATTACATTACAACTTTTTGTTGGCCACTACCATACTAGGTTTAGTGTCACTAGCAAGAGCTTTtattttctgaagttgcaacttGCAAGGTACTTCATGCAGTAATGTGTTTCCAACATtgacaagtagtttgttgaaaaGACACACTAACACAAGGTACACAACTGATTTGAACAAAAACAAGGGAGTTTATCCAACTAGGACATGACAATTTCAATACATACTAATATATTACTAGCAAACAGAAACTTAAATGTCAATATTCAGCTACAGTGCACAAGAATTTATGTCTTCGAGATAGAACTAACTTAAACAAATGTACAAACTGAAATATGCATACCACTGTTTCTGGAAATAGGCCTATACTGTGCAGCTCCATCAAAATCCTTTCATCAAGAGGCATGTCCTCGAACTGACATTCATAGGGTGAAGTGCTGTACATTATATGCATCTGATTACGACTATTTTGCTGGTAACGAGAAAAAGAACCATTATCTGTATTTAGAATAGCACTATTTTCTGCCAATGGTTCGTCACTGAAATGCCTAAAGTTGTTGGAGGGCATAAATCCATCTCCCAAACTATTTTTATGATTCCTGTACTCAGACTCCAAGTCATAATCCATGTTCAAATCTTCAGCCTGATCAATGACATGATCTTTAGTATCATAATGAACATAATCACTTGAGAACTGTAAGAATGTCTCTCCTTGAGTGTCATTGTCAAGATTTTCAGTTTCATCTTCTACAATAAAGGCAGAGAGAAGCCTTTGTGACAGTGGTACCATTTTGTCATACCATCTCTTGGTGTCTAATCTTCCAACAGATGTTTTGACATGTTGTGTCCCATCAATTGAACAGGGGGTCCCAAAAGATTTGTTGGTTGGTCCAACTGCATTGGTTTGCTCTCTAGCAAAAGAAGAGTAAGGCGAAGGCACCACATCAGCAACAACCTCACTCTGAAAAGAAAGATAATGATTTTAATCAGGTGCCTACATAGACCATTGAAAACAAAATGTTATCCATTTAGAACTGCAATATATAATTTGTAGAAATGAATGACATATAAAAGAAAGAAACTATATTCATATTTGGGAATCCCTATAAGTTCTAAGGTCCCAGAAAAAAAGGCACAAACAAGTAGAAGTCCATATTTTCTTCCAGaaatgaaatgtgatgaacttaATATGCAGAAGTTTGGAAGTGGCTGGTACCATTACATCATGACTAGCTTCAAACCAATTAGGCAAACTTGCATCTAGCTCCTCAGCAAAATGAATCTGATACAAAGTTAGGTCCAATGAAGAGTAAAATTTATCAGCATATGATCAACAGAAAATATCGTTATCAAATGCGAATGTAGCAATATAAACATAAACCTGATGTTTTACATAAGATATTTCCTCCAATGTCACAAAGGCGAAAATAGGTTCCATTTTCTTCCAAAAAGTGCTGGAACAAGCGTGATCTGCAAAGGATGACAAATATTACAAGTGATCCAAAGAGTAAAAGGCTCATCtgtggaagcaaatatgtttaAGATGGAACCCACAGCTAGCATTACGAGCAGCATTTGCAGCGGCTAGTAATTCTTCCCGATCATCATCTGATTCACCTAGAAAAAAACATTCCTATAAGATGCCCACTATAGatgtagaaaaagaaagaaaaggtaaTCTATGAGCCATTAAATGACTGTAATATATAGAACCTGTCAATTCCAAGGAACCACTGCTCAAAACTTGTGGACGAGCACAAGCCTTCCGGTCAGACATCTTCTTCGAAGGAGGACGACCTATCCTGCTGTACCAAATAATAGTTCACTTCAGTAATCATAATGCATTTCAGGAATAGAAAGCAAGAGAAATATTTTTAATTCCATTACAAATCGAGAAAGTCTGGAACCTTTCACTCCTTTCGGAACCAAGCTTTCCATTTTTGAGTGGCTTAGTAGGATCTATATTTTCCATTTTTTCCTTCGGTACAGGTAACCGAGTTTTTGCCTGTACTGAGCCTCTTCCACTCCTGCCTTGCCTCCGAACTCCATCTCCAATTTCCTCTTTTGGAGGAGTCTTGTTCTTCTTCGTTGACAATAAAAAAGTTGTTGCCTTCAGTGTTGTTTGGGCAGCATTCTCTACCTCAAAATTATCAACTCCTTTGTCTTTAAACTTGTTTTCAACAGCTGCTGACTCCTCACTTTCTGATAATACAGCAGGAGAGAGGACAATGTCGAGTTTCAGTTTTGTTTGATGAGTGTTACTGGGCATTCCCCTGGAAACTAAAAGCCCACTGGTATCCATAGTTGCCAATCTGGTTCCAACATCAGGAGTAATAAATCCTTCCTGCAAAAACTGAGATTCGTCCAAATTCGAGACAGGAGAAACTACATTCACCCTTCTGGTCCTAGAGATCTTTTGTGGCCGCTGTCCCACCCACTGAGTTACAGAGGGTGACGATGATTCATTAGATATTGGACGTTTACGATTGGATGAAGTTAAAGGCTGAACTTTGTTTATGCAAGGGGCCTGATCCCATCCATCGGTGTTGCCAGATGAGCGAAGAAAATTTGAAGATGCATTCATGGCAGCACCTGAGCCAATTCTAGATGCCCTAGATGCTTTTCCCTTTATAAGAGGACTTTGATTTCCAGCTTGAACATCTTCACGTGTACTTAACCTGGTATCAAGGTAGATCAAAGTCATATTTGCCGAATATTTAAGTAAAAATGTAGAGAGCTCatacggaaaaaaaaaaaacaatagagAAACAAAGAACCACAGACTTCTTCAAGACACCAAAAGCTTAAAAAGTGGTCAGCAAACATTATTATGTACGTAGAGCTTACATGTAGCAGCATGGtacacaacaataacaataaacaGATAATAACCCTCTCATGAACTTATATTGATACAACTTCAAATGAAGTAACGATCAATCATCATGTTTACCaataaaattaacaaaaaaattaaagaaaacaaaagcagaaGTGTAATAATATAAACTGCAAGTAGAGAGACACAAGTTATATCTCATACGAAAGCAATATAAGGCATACTTATTGCTTCCTTTAGGTACAATTCGCTCATTATCCAGTCCACCAGAGTGTTCTCGTCTTTCATTAGTATTAGACCCACTATCCAAGTCATTCTTGGGTGTGCTACGAGAGTTAGCACCACTAAGTTGGGGACTGCTATCCATCTTGTTGCTTACTGTGGTTCCACTAGATAATCCAGGTCTGTAAAATGAAATTCACAAAAATGTTAGAAAAACTTCTCTAAATTtataaagaaaggaaaaaaaaatgagtAGCTATAAAAAAAGACAACCACACCAGCAGGAAAATATTGATTTAACATTTATCTAAAGAACTGATATCAAAGtactatctttatttttttttctcaattttacaaattcgtgaaacaaagaaaaaaactCACAAGCAGCAAGAAATCCCAATTTctgaattttttatctttaatcaaTCAAATGTTTCCTCAACTCCTAAGAAGCCTAAATATCACAATAACAACTATCAATATTTAAAGATTTAAATATCAAGTATAGAAAATATatattgaatttttttaaaaaaaatgcaaCCTCAACTGTAATTGTGTTTGGCAAAAAGTTTGTCTTAGTTCTTTGTTATTCGAAATTCTCCTAGTAAAGTTACTTAATTTGATACCTTGTTATTTTTACTGCCAAACATGCTCCTTTCATTGTGCATGCTCTTTATAACCCAGAATAGTCAGACACTGAAAAAAAATTCTTGTACATCTCATGTTACAAATGGACATTCCTTAAAATTAACTTAAAATCGCAAATCTGGTAAACTACCCAAATTCAGAACTAGTATCATGGACCTTAGGCCAACAATGACCTATAATTAAATCCTACACTGACAGTACATATGCCATAAGAAGATAGTAGGTTTCCTCGAGAAAACAATGAATCAGTTAGAAACTCTATCTGATTTTCTTTTGAATAAAAATggcatataaatttagtataattagtAGGCAGGTACATCAAAATTGAATAATGATTGAGGcaggaaaaaaaataaagtgcCCCAGATTGGAAAAAAATAATGACTACTCCATTGTAGTCTTGAATTCTAAGGAACTCAGATTGGAAACTAGCAGTAGTTATATTTTGTATCATAAAGAGATTAAGATTACATGTGCAATATTTTTAGGAGCAGTTAAAAGTTCCAAAGCAACCAGGACGAAGGGTACTAGACCTTCTTATCTCAAGTTATTCAAGCGAGGATGCTAAGCTTGTTAAAGAAATAACAAGACATAATTATAGTGCAACCTCTACGATAATCACCTGAATCCAATGCCATCAGAAGAACGTAGACGGGATTCATTATTGGACCGCTGTTGAATTGACTGTTTAATCTCTCTATCACCTTCAGTTCCTCTGTTAAGGCCAACAGAACGTTTTCTTTTCAGTTTTTTCTCCCACCCATCAGCCCCTGGAGGGAGTCCACACATCTTGTCTTCTGAAGGTATCGATCCCCCATTACAACTCCTAAGCATACCTTTATCTTTGTCAAAAAGCACATTTCTATCCTTGTCCATAACTGCACCCTGTCGCAGCGGAAAAGTACCACGACCTTCTGACTgatgtaggaaaaaaaaaaacatatcatttCAAATTATCTAAGAACAACTCACCTTATAAGTTTCAACAAACAGAAGAAACACAAAACAAGTAATCAACATATTTCTTCCTAGCAGTACATCAAACAAGCATATTATCAGAGTGATAACAGATACTTATCAGATgccaataaataaaataaaattttagttttcATAACACGCACACGTTTCCGGAGAAAGAATAATTAATGGCTATTAAAGATACTTAGCTACTCGTTACTAACATGTTAAAAACATTCAAAACCATCTACAAAGGCACAGAAGCATCAACAAGAAGAGACAAAGTTCCTCAGTTCTCAATATAACACCTTGAGAAGAAATACAAACCCGTACTTCCGCCATAGAGGAGCGAATACGCTTATTAGGAACGACATTCTTTGATCTGTCCTCCAGTCTCGGACTTGTGAGCTCTGCAGGGTTTTGATGAGTCTGACTTACCATCTTCAACGGATTTGAGGTACCTGACTTCTCGTTTGATTGATCAATTCTTTGTCGTTTCCTCGAGATCAAGTTGCGATATTTATCCAATTTCAGAATTGATTCGTGCAACAGCTTTGTTCTATCCCTGGTAAAAGAGAAGTCCTTCAGCAGAGAACCACAATTATTCTACTGCCTTTCTTAGCTGAATGTAATTATGCTTCCTTGCATGAACAACTTTTCACACTTATCcagcatgaccaaggaatgccaTGCTTAGGGTCGAACAGTTAAGGACGTTGAGTGATTTTATGCCGATTCTAAGTTAGTAAATGCCTAAAACAGTCCAAAGAGATTGTATTATTAGAACTTAGTTATATGTTTATAGTCAAAATGTTCTTTAAAGAGTACATGCAGTAAAATGGCCACAGCTGACAGGTAACAGATGAAGATGTACAAATAGAGTACCTTGCTCTGGAGGATGACTCGGATATGCTGGCTTTGAAACATTTAAGGTCCTCTGATGCGATGGGAGGGAGTGCCTTAGACTGCACAGATCCAAATGGGTGCTCTTCGACTGTAACACCAAGAACCCTTCTTAACTCTCCAGTGCGAGAATACTTTTGCTCACCCATTGAAAATGGCTCAAGTGACAGATACTGTGACAAAGAAGGCAATTCTGACGATAAGGTTGTGTTTCTTGATGTACCAGGACCAGTAACCATAATTCGGTTCTCCGAACTCTCACGGAAGCTTCCGGACCTCTCCAAACCAGAGCCTGAGAAGGCCCCACGCTGCCCATTGTGATAGGCAGCAGAAAATTTTGGTCCATCCAGACTACTGGCAGCCGACTCTGCTCTCATACTTCCTGCCATTTTCATCCTTAACCAATCGTGAAAGCTCACACCCGCATCTTGTCCCTATTAATGCACATCCTGTTCTTCTTGCCCATCCCTAAAATCCCTATAATCATACAATGCATACAAATTCTATAACCTCAGGTGCCTACTATTATGACTTATTTACAACCCCCAATCTGAAGTCGGTAAATGTTTGGCATTTCACAGGTTTAGAGGtttatttatttttctccttttcaaaAGGAGAACCCTGATCGATGCTTCTCGTGCAAGAAAATAAGTGGCAAGCGACACAGAATTGCACTAGCATGGATTAAGTTAGGGGATGCCAACAAATGGAGGTAACACGGAAGGGTGAGTAGATTTACCTGACTCTTTATGACAGGAAAACTCCACCATAAGGAAAACTGAACTGAAACCCCACACCCGCAACTCGATACAGAGAAAAAGGGAGACCAAATAACTTGACCAGAGCTACAAACTAACCGAGGATGAGTACAGAAGTCTCAGCGACCAAAACGAACCCTAACGAGAGACAGTAATCAACCCAGCAACTTGGGCAAGGATTTCGAAGCAAAGAGACGAAGTCGACAAGCTGATTGATCGATTCGGAAGCTCAGGCCCCAGCGAACAAACACGAGATAAGCAGGAAAAACTCGAATCGAAGCGAATCGGAAGCTTAAGAATCCAAACCGGGCCAAGAAAGGCGTCAAAGGGGCAAAGAAGAACCCTAATTCGCGGCCGAGCCCGCGATCCAATCCTTGGGGATCCCCGGTTCTTCCGGCAATTGCAGCCCCTATCCGGCGGCGGGGTAGGGTCGGCTGCCGGCGTCTGCGATCCGATGCGGTCGGAGCGGAATTGGGCGAGACGTCGATGTCTACGATCGAGGGCACGGGACGGAAACTTCCAATAGAAAAAGGGGGTCGACTCCTATGTCTAATAAAaagatataataatattaattattattattattgttaattATGATAAAGTACATATAAAAATGGAGAAGAGAGACGACGGCATAATGAGTAAAATAAAGGACGATTCCATCAGATATTTAGGATGAGGATTTTGGGGATCGTGAATCTTGATGCTTTTGTTGGAGGGTTTTAAGTGGACCGCACCACGCGAGAATGGCCAGGATTCGTTACATGGCATGACACGCAGTCGACCATGGGATTATTAGAGGGTTGACTTGCGTTGACCAGCATCAAGTGTGGTACTGTGGTAATTTACCTCGTCTTATTATTAAGAATATGGATGTGGTATTGAGATTATAAACAGCAATATCGATATGAGACACGTTAAAATTGACCTGATCTGATTCATGTTTCTAACCATCGAAGACTGAGAAACCCAAACTCTATTCTTCCTGACTCGAGTTCACAGCCTCAGCTTGAATCTAATTCTACGAGCGTTGGAACATAGCTGACAGACCGTCGGCATCGAGGTCAAAGCTGGTGGCGTTTAGAGGGTTGACCAACTTTTAGCGTTGTATGGTGTAGTATTAGAAGCAGCAAATAACAGTAAACTAAGTAGAAATGATCCAACTATGAAAGATTGAGAGCTCGAAGTTCTTTATGTTGGTTTTGAAGCACCAAAAACATTAGATATTGATTGGATTGTTCGAATGGATATCAAATTATGTACTTTGGCTTGCACTTACTTCACGCGCATAACAACAACATTGTGTAATATTAAAGCTTTTAAGAGCTTTTGACATATTATTACACCAATCATCATCAACAACTAAATTAATGTAGTACAAATATATTCTGACGTATAATGCTACGTTACAAATCCAATCAAAATTCGGATATATACCAATGGGGGGTCGTATGATAGTCGTTGGTCATATCAAGGTTAAAGTTTGATCCTTATTTTGTATCGAAGTATGTTTTGAGTGTtgttaatgtaattttttttctaGTTAAAAATAGTTTTAGAACTTAATGAGGTCTATTTAATGTGGGTCTCAATATAAATGTGTCAAATCTATAAGCAAGGTATTGTCGATCAATATTTCTCGGttgattaaaataattttttatttatatgattttaaTAAACTCTTAAAAAATTAAGTCTGGAAGGCCCTTTTATAGTCATCAATAGTCATGTGTTGCTCTCGAGCTTTTAAATGAGTATAGTGTCACGGTGCATCAAATGACCTAACTTGGTCATGACTCTAAGGCGTCAATCATGAAGTCAAATGAGAGACGAGCTAATATATCATGCACATGGTCCAtatgatattaaaatatttatttattaaacatataTCATCCCTACGATGTTATGTTCGTCACTTATATGATGTCGAGATATCGATCATATATTATCTAGGTGGTCTCAATCTATTCATATATcgatcaaatattatcgatatgatATTAAGGTGTTTGATCATCGATCCCGTGTCATGCATCATCCAtagtattaattttattttatatgatattagagaatttttttactcttaatatttaatttaagatAATCCCGGTGTTAGAATTGAGCTACAAAAGCATTagaattgaattttttttaatccaaTTTCACTTAAGCATTCGCACTTAAGTGATAgtttaaataatattcatcaaagtaTCGACAACAAAGATTTTGATCATCGATCCCGTGTCATGCATCATCCAtagtattaattttattttatatgatattagagaatttttttactcttaatatttaatttaagatAATCCCGGTGTTAGAATTGAGCTACAAAAGCATTagaattgaattttttttaatctaatttcaCTTAAGCATTCGCACTTAAGTGATAgtttaaataatattcatcaaagtaTCGACAACAAAGATTATGGTTCAACTAAACACCTCCTAAGAATTTGGTGACACCGTATAAGGCCACATCGTACAGTACTCCCATTCCAGGATGTGGTATCATGATTCGTGTTCATCATACATTGAGATGCGTGCAAAACCTGACTGTCA contains the following coding sequences:
- the LOC135640539 gene encoding uncharacterized protein LOC135640539 isoform X1, whose protein sequence is MKMAGSMRAESAASSLDGPKFSAAYHNGQRGAFSGSGLERSGSFRESSENRIMVTGPGTSRNTTLSSELPSLSQYLSLEPFSMGEQKYSRTGELRRVLGVTVEEHPFGSVQSKALPPIASEDLKCFKASISESSSRARDRTKLLHESILKLDKYRNLISRKRQRIDQSNEKSGTSNPLKMVSQTHQNPAELTSPRLEDRSKNVVPNKRIRSSMAEVRSEGRGTFPLRQGAVMDKDRNVLFDKDKGMLRSCNGGSIPSEDKMCGLPPGADGWEKKLKRKRSVGLNRGTEGDREIKQSIQQRSNNESRLRSSDGIGFRPGLSSGTTVSNKMDSSPQLSGANSRSTPKNDLDSGSNTNERREHSGGLDNERIVPKGSNKLSTREDVQAGNQSPLIKGKASRASRIGSGAAMNASSNFLRSSGNTDGWDQAPCINKVQPLTSSNRKRPISNESSSPSVTQWVGQRPQKISRTRRVNVVSPVSNLDESQFLQEGFITPDVGTRLATMDTSGLLVSRGMPSNTHQTKLKLDIVLSPAVLSESEESAAVENKFKDKGVDNFEVENAAQTTLKATTFLLSTKKNKTPPKEEIGDGVRRQGRSGRGSVQAKTRLPVPKEKMENIDPTKPLKNGKLGSERSERIGRPPSKKMSDRKACARPQVLSSGSLELTGESDDDREELLAAANAARNASYHACSSTFWKKMEPIFAFVTLEEISYVKHQIHFAEELDASLPNWFEASHDVMSEVVADVVPSPYSSFAREQTNAVGPTNKSFGTPCSIDGTQHVKTSVGRLDTKRWYDKMVPLSQRLLSAFIVEDETENLDNDTQGETFLQFSSDYVHYDTKDHVIDQAEDLNMDYDLESEYRNHKNSLGDGFMPSNNFRHFSDEPLAENSAILNTDNGSFSRYQQNSRNQMHIMYSTSPYECQFEDMPLDERILMELHSIGLFPETVPDLAEGEDGEIDKVISELKMRLYQQVRQKKNQLVKLEKAIQDAKETEESDRKLEQFAVNKLIEMAYKKLMGGRGSSSHKSGATKVSKQLALAFGKRTLSRCRRFEETGRSCFSEPALRDVILSVPLQNIDTKHSDGSSAIYHVESRSGQLGVRASGVTSIMSARHGLGNKIDRGPLDPYQGFPQMGDPSVNKRKKEVLLDDVAGAASRASSTPTHTLPSSAKWKKTERDRDQNKDTLGRSSTAKAGRPSLSSGRGERKTKTKPKQKIAQLSTSGNGLGRVTEAANFMSPALHEPFDTVNNIITKIDQEIELQSSSTIAHDSSKEIDDAIFTNLPLHGIDSIDELDVTEGLGGQGQDIGSWLNVDEDALQDHDLVGLEIPMDDLSDLKLNF